In the Sceloporus undulatus isolate JIND9_A2432 ecotype Alabama unplaced genomic scaffold, SceUnd_v1.1 scaffold_14582, whole genome shotgun sequence genome, TGCTCCACCCACCCCACCCTGCCAAGGACTTCCCCAACATCCAGGCCCATGTCTCCAAATTCTGGATAATGAAGGGGTCTTCATTATCCCCACCACCTGCTGTCCCCCAGCTCTTCTGGGTCGCCTTGCTTACCTTGACCTCTTCGTTGACCTGGAAGTCCTCATGGACCACGTTGTCAACTTCCACCATGAGCACCTCATCCAAAGGGCCCTCCGAGggctccagcaccacttctcctGGAGCTTGGTCTTGTATCTCCAGCTGCTCCCCTGCCTCCCGCCTGGAACGCTTTGGCTTCCGTCGGCTCTTGGGCTTGGTCTCGGCCTCTTCAGCCTCCACCTCCAGCTGTTTGTTGATACGGATCCTGAAGCCAacgagagagagaagaaagtgcCTCAGAAGAGcaaaaggctggagaaagacCCTGATCAGAGGGGAGGGCCCGAGGATGGGTGGGGAAGATTGACATGAAGGTGCTGATCTGGAAAGCTGCTCTTCTCACTTATGGCACCCATTTTAAGTCAATGCCTCTCCTAAGAAGCCCTGCAGAAGGGATTCTCACAAACACAGCTGGAGGTAGAGCATATATGTTGAGATGGAGGAACACTAGAAACTAATTCAACACTGCAGTTTGTGGATATCAGTCCCTAACACCAGAACCAAGTTTGTTTTCATCTGATTGCCAGCACACTCTCTTCAGAAGAGATATAGGAAAATGCAAGGCTTCTCCACCCAAACAACAATGCTCTAgttttcctctctctgtgtggctttctccttttctttcctccaggGAGAAGAGGGAGTTGTGGAGCTCAGGCTGCATTTACCTTCGGTGCCCCATGACGATCATACGCAGCCTGTCACCAAGATCCTGCATCTCGTGGATTTGGACGAAAGTCCCTGTCTGGTATATCTCATTTAGGTTCTCCACAACATCTGATTCATTGCTGGGAAgagacatgatagctatgtttaaatatttgaaagcatgtcacatggaagaaagagcaagc is a window encoding:
- the LOC121918509 gene encoding lon protease homolog, mitochondrial-like, with protein sequence MQDLGDRLRMIVMGHRRIRINKQLEVEAEEAETKPKSRRKPKRSRREAGEQLEIQDQAPGEVVLEPSEGPLDEVLMVEVDNVVHEDFQVNEEVKVSKATQKSWGTAGGGDNEDPFIIQNLETWAWMLGKSLAG